The sequence GCAAACCTGATACCTTATTCTATAATTCATTCATTTACACATTAGGGAGAGCAGGCAAAGTAGATGATGCTACGTTTGTATTCAAGGTGACGATGCCTAATGATGGTGTTGTCCCAAATACATCCACCTATAATTCAATGATTTCTATGTTCTGTCATTATGCACAAGAGAATAGGGCTTTTGACACATTGCGGGAGATGCAAGATGCGGGCCTCTGTAAGCCTGATCTTCAAACTTACCACCCAATGATCAAATTATGCTTTAAAACGGGAAAAATAGATAGTTGGTTGAAGGATATATTGAATGACATGGTCAACAAACATCATCTTGGTCTTGATATCTCTACCTATACACTTCTAATTCATGGGCTCTGTAGAGCAGATAGATACAAGTGGGCATACTCTTTATTTGAGGACATGATTGATCAAGATGTAATGCCTAGATTGAAAACTTGTCGTTTGCTATTGGAAGAAGTCAAACAGAAAAATATGTATGAAGCCTCCGAGAAAATTGAGGACCTTATGAAGAAAATGTAAATGCACAAGTATTTATGCAGTCTGGTTGCATGTTTTTTCCAGTTTGATTCAGATATACGATAAAAAGAAGGTAGTTGATAACAATGTATAACATTGTATTGAAATTTGTAATCCGGTTGGATTGCCTGGTTGTTCTAGTGATCTAGCTATACACAACTAATTTCTTGGTCTAGGTGTTATAAAAGTAAGCAATGTTAAGCAGTGTTGTAATGTTACTAGGTTTTCCATTTAAATTCGATATTTTTTGAAGTAGAAAATGAACATGTAACTAAATTTTCTCAAGTTGGCACTCTGCAGGTTTTCAAATATGGTTTCTCCAATGATTGCTGAGGTTAGCGAAACATAATGTGGCATTTGAATCAAACGAGTAGGGTTTTGCAGAGATTGAGATACTAGTATGGAATATTGAAATGAGAATACTGGAGCTTACTTGCCTGAAGCCTCTGTCCATACTCTTGATGTATATATTGCTGCCAGTCACAGGCATACAAGTACCAGAGACCACCCAAATCCTATCGGTTCAGTGCCGAGTGATAATATCAAATTTTATCACTATCAAGCAAATGGAAAGTAAAACACAACTGAGCTACCTATGTTGTGAAAATATCCTTGCTCGTTTTCTTTGCTTGGTTAATGTCTTGCTACTTTTTAACGGCAAGCAACAACAATACTTCGTAGAAGCTTACATTGATGCTAAAAGAAGGTAGTTTTGGTGTTAGATCATGACTGAGAAGGGAAAAGGCAAGTACTGCAATTATGGTTCGCTGATCAGAATGTGAGGTTCTAGATCCAGAGTGGTAATGGAAATCTTAACTAGCAGTGTGAGATTTGGCATGTGAATGAGTTGAATAGGGTAAGTAGATCATTTGGGAAATGCAGTTAAAGTAGCAGCTCAAGTGCAGGTCAAAGCTTTTCATGTGCCTACTACTCCTTTCACATCAATGACTTGTTCTTGTTCATTTAGGTTATGCTCTCATCTTTCCCATTCAGTGAAATTCCTTAATTCCCTCTTGTGTTTTTTAATCTTAATAGTATAGAGTATGCAAACTGGTTTACagtttatattttgttatttaacTTAATGAACTTGTAGATTCAGGAAGTTGCTGCTTATCTGTTGTAAATTGTTAGTACAATTATTTACCAGGTATTTAAGATTTTGCTGAAGGCCAAATGAACCCTACAGTTGATAAATATTTATCAGCCATTTCACATATTTGATTTGTATGGTGCCGTTGTAAATTTTGTATGCCAATGCTGCCAATTGTAAGAAGGCTTTTGGAGTTTTGGAGGTAGAACAGTGGTCCTGATTTTCTCTATAGCTAAAGCAACATATGTGAAAGAATGGGAGAGAATGATGAATCAACTAAAAGAGCTAAAGAGAGTGTTATGACAAGTTGGCAACACTTGATCTAAAAGTGTGGACAAAGTCTCATTTTAAGGATGTTATGTACCAAACTTCCTCTATGTCCATGTTATATATACGAGATATTAGTTATCAAAATCCTTAAAAAATGATTCGGATTTGTACATTAATATTATATTGAGGTAATTTCCATTGTTGTTTTTGAAATTGAACAAATGagttaatataatttttaatacgTGATCAGCAAATATTATCATTTTGAGCTAATATTTTGTTGGTAATAATTTGCATCCATATTTGTAGGTGTTTGCACACAATATACAATTTGTATCTATATTTACCAAGAGTTTGCATATATGAGTCAATACAATTTGTATTCACATTTTCTAGAATTTACATTTatgaattagtaaaatttatttgttgaaGACAATTTAGTATTTATGCTAATTAAATGATAGCAAAATTACTAAAAGCGGCTGGCTCCTAGTGTTTGTgtttaatttttcaaaatgacTAACGTTCTCTACTTTAAGAAATGTTACTTTTGTTAATCCTGGAAAAAACTTTCATCTCACAACTATTAATTTAGTGCTGATGTGAATGTCACTCTGGTACTGTGATGGTTAATTGATGCTGGCACCCTTGAATTATGATCAGTATGGCATCTAAACCCTAAGTTCCCAACTAAATATCTTTCACAAAATAAATATCCAAGTTTTGTGGTCTAATAGTCACTCCCATCAATATCAATAATCCCACTAGTCTAAAACATAAAGTTGatcacataaaaataaaaatctcttCCTTtatgtatgttttctttttccttccaaaTTCATAATATAATTCTACATTGCTTTTTACAGCCATATACTAAAGATTTTTACATACATTTATCGTATCATATCACATTGACTTCATCTTCCAAGATGCGAAAGATTTATGTTTGCTAATAAAGATTGCAACAGGAGGACTCAAGCCTTCCCATTAGCAGCGATTGCTGGACCCGGACTCCCCTTCCTTCGCCTCTCGCTGAAGCTGCGGCACGGCACCAAGCTCGGCAGGCACCGCTGCTTAGATTTAACAGCGCTACCTGCAGAGTTAGTCTCTGAGAAATATGGAGTGCTGTTTGCAGATTTAGATAGTAGAAAGTCCTGTATAATTGGTTTGTCTCCTTCATTGTTTTCGCCGGCATCTTTGTGTTCTCTGATACTTTCGCGAAAAAGCTCCAAcagtttctttttcctttctgTTGGAGATGGCTCGGCAGCAGAACCAGGAATGCTATTGGTCATCACAGGGGTGGCGAAAGAATGGTGCACTGGGGTGGTGCCACGCgatggggtgaactctaaattgaAACAAAGAAATGTTAGATCATTGAAGAAACAACCATGCTACGTCCACATCTAACAAGACTCTGCAATCTTCTTAAGCTTCCAGTTAATGTCCATAAATACTTAATTTCACATTTACATAGTCATATATTTTTGGGCCTCTGGACTTGTAATAGAAAAAGGCCAAGTAAATTATAAACACGTAAACCAACTTAGGTTGGTCGAGTGATCAGCTTATTCA is a genomic window of Arachis ipaensis cultivar K30076 chromosome B06, Araip1.1, whole genome shotgun sequence containing:
- the LOC107605031 gene encoding uncharacterized protein At3g27210, with the protein product MGSCSSVQRTQQTDEKTTMKLNLSSFASKANTLIIPPSPVKPKNNETFRLDDSALNSHRSTTTTSFTDYDKNASKEEAFFDSKAWLDSDCEDDFYSVKGEFTPSRGTTPVHHSFATPVMTNSIPGSAAEPSPTERKKKLLELFRESIREHKDAGENNEGDKPIIQDFLLSKSANSTPYFSETNSAGSAVKSKQRCLPSLVPCRSFSERRRKGSPGPAIAANGKA